Proteins encoded by one window of Paenibacillus sp. DCT19:
- a CDS encoding response regulator transcription factor, which produces MPTILVADDDPNIRELVCLFLRNDGFTTLEAEDGQQALTVYGSAQVDLVVLDIMMPIMDGWTLCKELRRANPDLPLLMLTARGETWEKVKGFELGTDDYLTKPFDPLELTVRVRALLKRYKIGSTQMIQFGNVILDRQTYKVTRGTESLTLPLKEFELLYKLAGTPGQVYTREQLIDQIWGIDYVGDDRTIDVHIKRLRERFATTSDFRIETVRGLGYRLEVNE; this is translated from the coding sequence ATGCCTACAATATTGGTTGCGGACGATGATCCGAATATCCGCGAACTTGTCTGTTTATTTTTACGGAATGATGGATTTACGACACTTGAAGCAGAAGATGGTCAACAAGCCCTCACGGTGTACGGCTCAGCTCAAGTGGATCTTGTCGTGCTTGATATTATGATGCCGATCATGGATGGCTGGACATTGTGCAAGGAGCTTCGAAGAGCCAATCCGGATCTTCCCTTATTAATGCTCACCGCAAGAGGAGAGACATGGGAGAAGGTGAAGGGGTTCGAACTTGGGACAGATGATTACCTGACCAAACCATTTGATCCATTGGAGCTTACTGTACGTGTGAGAGCATTGCTGAAACGTTATAAGATTGGTTCAACACAGATGATTCAGTTTGGCAATGTTATATTAGACCGGCAGACATATAAAGTCACTAGAGGTACAGAGTCACTAACCTTGCCGCTGAAGGAATTCGAATTGTTATATAAGCTCGCGGGAACACCTGGACAAGTCTATACACGAGAGCAGTTAATTGATCAGATCTGGGGCATTGATTATGTCGGAGATGATCGGACGATAGATGTACATATTAAACGTTTGCGTGAACGATTCGCAACGACATCTGATTTTCGTATTGAAACGGTACGTGGGCTAGGATATCGACTTGAGGTCAACGAATGA
- a CDS encoding cell wall metabolism sensor histidine kinase WalK: MIRSLYIRVVLTFLISVIAGTVISFFVSIWIFQEQLNENANINLRNFGQDVVQIYEGLPSSEAELFISHMKQLESYYIRIYEATGEFTSYGQSDNHKSAKITPEQLQTVLNGGAVQDTRNGIGTALIGLPVRTDMGTKALFFETLAPPSASFVISWGLIFATTSLITGSLLILIASVFLVRPIKKLTIATKRIAAGDFNLKLNIKQSGELGTLARSFEEMTHDLQQLEQMRRDFVANVSHEVQSPLTSISGYAQALKNVSLAEQERTRYLDIIISEAKRMSKMSDSLLKLSMLESQSQQLKLTTLGLDEQIRRVIVALQPQWSARNVHFELDLEPVKVTADHDQLDQVWTNIIGNGIKFSRDGGVIHVHMQQDSDKVTVRITDAGIGISLEDQKRVFERFFKADRSHSRKYEGSGMGLAITKQIVTLHQGDVRVESVPDQGTTFIVTLPVATTRDH; this comes from the coding sequence ATGATTCGATCCTTATACATTCGTGTTGTGCTTACCTTCCTCATATCTGTCATTGCGGGTACAGTCATCTCGTTTTTTGTATCGATATGGATCTTTCAAGAGCAACTTAATGAGAATGCAAATATTAATTTGCGAAACTTTGGTCAAGATGTTGTGCAGATCTATGAGGGGCTTCCGTCATCAGAAGCTGAATTGTTTATCAGTCATATGAAGCAGCTTGAATCCTATTACATTCGGATTTATGAAGCCACAGGTGAGTTTACATCATATGGACAGTCTGACAATCATAAATCGGCTAAGATTACGCCTGAGCAACTACAGACCGTGTTAAATGGAGGCGCTGTGCAAGATACACGAAATGGAATTGGTACGGCTCTCATAGGTTTGCCAGTCAGAACAGACATGGGAACCAAGGCGTTGTTCTTTGAAACACTTGCACCGCCTTCGGCTTCTTTTGTCATTTCGTGGGGATTAATCTTTGCGACCACTTCCTTAATAACGGGCAGCTTGTTGATCCTGATTGCTTCAGTATTTCTAGTTAGACCGATTAAAAAACTGACAATAGCAACAAAACGAATTGCCGCAGGAGATTTCAATCTCAAGCTGAATATCAAACAAAGTGGTGAACTCGGTACATTGGCACGTAGTTTTGAAGAAATGACGCATGACCTCCAGCAGCTGGAACAGATGCGTAGGGATTTTGTAGCCAACGTTTCACATGAGGTTCAATCCCCGCTCACTTCGATTTCTGGCTACGCGCAAGCACTTAAAAACGTAAGCCTCGCAGAGCAGGAACGTACGCGGTACCTGGATATTATTATTTCGGAAGCGAAGCGGATGTCGAAAATGAGCGATAGCTTGCTTAAGCTGAGTATGCTTGAATCACAGTCACAGCAACTGAAACTTACTACGCTAGGTCTTGATGAACAAATCCGCAGAGTAATCGTGGCGCTTCAGCCTCAGTGGTCAGCTCGTAATGTTCATTTTGAACTGGATCTTGAGCCTGTCAAAGTCACGGCTGATCATGATCAATTAGATCAAGTATGGACTAATATCATTGGTAATGGCATCAAATTCTCTAGAGATGGCGGCGTAATTCATGTTCATATGCAACAAGATAGCGATAAAGTGACTGTACGGATAACCGATGCGGGAATTGGCATTTCCCTTGAAGACCAAAAGCGTGTATTTGAACGGTTCTTCAAAGCAGATCGCTCCCATAGTCGCAAATATGAAGGTAGTGGTATGGGACTCGCTATTACCAAACAGATTGTAACACTTCATCAAGGTGATGTTCGAGTTGAAAGTGTACCTGATCAAGGAACGACTTTCATTGTTACACTGCCTGTGGCAACCACTAGGGATCATTAG
- a CDS encoding phosphotransferase enzyme family protein encodes MDWEEIRFIQWSDAITYQIVTSAQEKILLRIHPDRWSREELASELELLQALNQTQDIHVPEGVISSDTSFIEQIQTEEGYQHPYVTFMRWVEGEHLNQHITENMAYQMGVMTGKLHQAIAQFKPSAEFTRPSWGADRFEEEFDTLEPYYPRFLTSEAWKRYQDAAEKVVSTLVRMPRNSDKYGMIHGDLHIGNIIIHNDQPQPIDFGRCGYGHYLYDVASTLLGLHVPQRISLIEGYEHVRPLKKGDLQDVECFFIMNLISNYCHHAPNESEIVNLIGEQPYAQAYIREYLRGASFLFERVEPVIIEECKTS; translated from the coding sequence ATGGACTGGGAGGAGATTCGATTCATCCAATGGTCTGATGCGATCACGTATCAGATTGTGACTTCAGCGCAAGAGAAGATTCTACTTCGTATACATCCTGATCGTTGGAGTAGAGAAGAATTAGCTTCGGAACTTGAGCTGCTTCAAGCCCTCAATCAAACGCAGGATATACATGTCCCTGAAGGGGTCATAAGCTCTGATACATCGTTTATTGAACAGATCCAAACGGAGGAAGGCTATCAGCATCCTTATGTTACATTCATGCGGTGGGTAGAAGGTGAGCATCTAAATCAGCACATTACGGAGAACATGGCTTATCAGATGGGTGTAATGACGGGGAAACTTCATCAAGCAATCGCTCAATTTAAGCCATCAGCTGAATTTACCCGCCCGAGCTGGGGTGCGGATCGGTTTGAAGAGGAGTTCGACACGTTAGAGCCATACTATCCTCGTTTTCTTACAAGTGAGGCGTGGAAGAGATACCAAGATGCGGCGGAGAAGGTCGTCTCTACCCTCGTTAGAATGCCTCGAAACAGTGATAAATATGGTATGATTCACGGTGATTTGCATATCGGGAATATTATCATTCACAATGATCAGCCTCAGCCGATTGATTTTGGCAGATGTGGATATGGGCATTATCTTTATGATGTTGCAAGCACATTACTAGGACTTCATGTACCCCAGCGAATTTCATTGATTGAAGGTTATGAGCACGTAAGACCGCTGAAAAAGGGCGATTTACAAGATGTAGAGTGCTTCTTCATCATGAATCTAATTTCGAATTACTGCCATCATGCGCCTAATGAATCTGAAATCGTGAACTTAATTGGTGAGCAACCCTACGCTCAAGCTTATATTAGAGAGTACTTAAGGGGTGCCTCGTTTTTGTTTGAAAGGGTTGAACCAGTGATTATAGAGGAGTGTAAGACTAGTTAG
- a CDS encoding VOC family protein codes for MSATLEVAIFLSMNGKAQEAIHFYKTHFGAEERFRVTYQQMAERDNSIQLTDENKNYISHSVLQLGSTKIMIAEDPMNINEPYHVGNNTSLCIQSADREEIERFYHSLVSDQRVQIIAPLSSNVFSKAYGVVEDPFGIQIQLMYDARLKAL; via the coding sequence ATGAGTGCAACATTAGAGGTAGCCATTTTTCTATCCATGAACGGGAAAGCACAGGAGGCCATTCACTTTTACAAAACACATTTTGGAGCAGAGGAACGGTTCCGGGTAACGTATCAACAGATGGCGGAACGCGATAATTCTATACAACTTACAGATGAAAATAAAAATTATATCTCTCATTCCGTCTTACAGCTTGGCAGCACCAAAATTATGATCGCGGAAGATCCCATGAATATCAATGAGCCATACCACGTTGGAAATAACACTTCATTATGTATTCAAAGTGCAGATAGAGAAGAAATCGAACGTTTCTACCATAGCCTTGTATCGGATCAGCGCGTGCAAATTATTGCACCTTTATCCAGTAATGTATTTAGCAAGGCATATGGCGTTGTGGAAGATCCCTTCGGCATTCAGATTCAACTGATGTATGATGCTCGATTGAAAGCCTTGTAA
- a CDS encoding YafY family protein — protein MKKSERLNDMLRFLNDREFFNLSDLMEKYHISKSTALRDIDSLEQLGVPIYAEHGRYGRYGILQHQLLAPILFTMDEVYALYFAMLTLDSYQSTPFHLSVKQLNEKFEACLSQKQLQQIHLMKKVLQFEVSQHHHVSHYLDRILKSILHESTCTIQYVKGQQETSYHVQFFKISAKFGQWYASGIDIQSNQTKVFRCDRITSFQEEMCDTRYSIDDLLHRSLDAYKSANSIEYEVEIAEQAIDLFYKENYPSMNIERGEKTFIRGYYNPGEESFITNYFMRFGTSIMAVKPDSLKQTMVQHMENLVSHYLELE, from the coding sequence ATGAAAAAATCAGAACGATTAAATGACATGCTTAGATTCTTAAACGATCGTGAGTTTTTCAATTTGAGCGATCTGATGGAGAAATATCATATTTCCAAGAGCACAGCCTTACGTGATATTGATTCCTTGGAGCAATTAGGTGTGCCGATCTATGCCGAGCATGGCAGGTATGGGCGATATGGAATACTGCAGCATCAATTGTTAGCACCGATCCTATTCACAATGGATGAAGTATATGCACTTTATTTTGCGATGCTCACGCTTGATTCATATCAATCCACACCATTTCATCTAAGTGTTAAGCAACTGAATGAGAAGTTCGAAGCCTGTTTATCTCAGAAGCAACTACAGCAGATCCACTTAATGAAAAAAGTCCTGCAATTCGAAGTGAGCCAGCATCACCATGTAAGTCACTATTTGGATCGAATTCTGAAGAGTATTCTTCATGAGAGCACTTGTACCATTCAATATGTGAAAGGTCAGCAGGAAACGAGCTACCATGTTCAATTTTTCAAAATATCAGCAAAGTTTGGGCAATGGTACGCTAGTGGCATCGACATACAATCCAATCAAACGAAGGTTTTTCGCTGTGATCGAATCACTTCATTCCAAGAAGAGATGTGTGATACACGCTACTCTATTGATGATTTACTTCATCGTTCATTAGACGCATATAAGTCTGCGAATAGCATCGAGTACGAAGTTGAGATCGCAGAGCAGGCCATAGATCTGTTTTATAAAGAAAATTATCCTTCAATGAACATAGAGCGCGGGGAGAAGACCTTCATTAGAGGATATTATAACCCTGGGGAAGAGAGCTTTATTACAAATTACTTTATGAGGTTTGGCACCTCGATCATGGCAGTGAAGCCAGACTCACTCAAACAGACCATGGTACAACATATGGAGAATCTAGTGAGCCACTACCTGGAACTCGAATAA